The Emys orbicularis isolate rEmyOrb1 chromosome 14, rEmyOrb1.hap1, whole genome shotgun sequence genome includes a region encoding these proteins:
- the LOC135888966 gene encoding inactive cell surface hyaluronidase CEMIP2-like codes for MAAAELMKFYFMESRREASYIAVTSALKAHTTFALSPEEQRCQAETSRKKRHKNTLICFGISSFSFFIALAIILGISSKYAPDENCPDQNPRLQNWNPGQDPGKRVIIKNGDLFRLNLDATVHSIVIQDGGLLVFGDDKDGSRHITLRTRFILIKDGGALHIGAQNCRYKSKATIILYGKSDEGDHVPTFGKKFIGVGSDGTLELHGTQKLSWTLLSKTMYSSGLASGSYAFERNFSRGLNVRVIDQDTAQVLVVDKFDTHEYQNESRRLQDFLKGQDPGRIVAIAVGDSAAKNLLDETRFTIQNLLGSKLVKGLSYRQAWALVGVIGGGNSSCNESVRDYENHSTGGKALAQREFFTVDGQKFAVRAFSEWNEGVPRSGFQVEAIDGVILDLLEDVSKWEPEDQIVVASTDYSMYQAEEFTLLPCPECSRYQVKVKENPQFLHMGDVIDGVDMRAEVGVLTRNILIKGETEKSCYAGNQCQYFNYDTFGGQIKILKNFTSVHLSHVELRQMGQQLIGSYPVHFHRCGDVDEKGGYSFRTYLEGLSIHHCFSRCVTIHATNGLLIKDSIGYDTLGHCFFIEDGIEQRNILFHNLGLVTKPGTLLPTDRNSTMCMAIKDKVYGNYVPVPATDCMAVSTFWIAHPNNHLINNAAAGSQDAGIWYLFHKNSTGDSHGLYPETKAELTPLGIFYNNRVHSNFKAGLFIDKGVKTTNASAEDPREYLCLDNNARFRPHQDADPEKPRVAALIDRLIAFKNNDHGSWVRGGDIIIRNSGDGSFPKDEASSQEISESLFVGESRNYGFHGGQNKYSGTGGIDNKNRTLPRNRTFPIRGFQIYDGPIHLTKCTFKNFVPTVDRYISAIGFLLKNPWQLTPKNNISLIKFDTNVSLKVFFGKPGPWFEDSELDGDKNSIFHDVDGSVTEYKDTCVGRMDNFLIRHPKCINVTQWNGVVCSGTYAQFYIQTRNPQNLTMTIVRDEYPFSPMALRGIYQRADFQQYQPVIMLQKGYTIHWNGQAPQSTSLYLINFNRNDWIRVGLCYPSSTIFQVTFDVVQKQTSAFYSVEDYTSVTSMMELQKNRSEKKFYFDNSTGLLFLYLQAKYNRDGHSYCSAQGCERVKIQATVPSKEISNCMTKAYPKYYQAPTVLQPMPAKTTAQCKNCGTTQMAFTSDPHKTYLLVQIQSLSKVELQSSLPSFISVNGNKFPFKDVGVFTLVVDACVGTVTEKKFFFLQANIKSIDEYLKTGIPQRSIVLLSTSGDIRNLNISEALMSLGTAKPAHLQNKGSIAFLGFRGNFKPSWAKLFTSPAGQGLGQIEKFIPLQMEEYGCTRVSSSKRKDMELLKQASRAH; via the exons ATGGCTGCAGCAGAACTGATGAAGTTCTACTTTATGGAGAGCAGAAGAGAG GCATCATATATTGCTGTGACGAGTGCCCTAAAAGCCCATACAACATTTGCCCTCTCGCCAGAGGAGCAGCGCTGTCAAGCAGAAACCAGCAGAAAGAAAAGACACAAAAATACTCTCATTTGCTTTGGCATTTCTAGCTTTTCATTTTTTATAGCACTGGCAATTATCTTGGGAATATCTTCAAAATATGCACCAGATGAGAATTGTCCAGATCAGAACCCTCGGCTTCAGAATTGGAACCCTGGACAAGATCCTGGAAAGAGAGTTATCATCAAAAATGGGGATTTGTTTCGTCTGAATTTGGATGCTACAGTGCACTCTATAGTCATACAGGATGGAGGATTGCTTGTCTTTGGTGATGATAAAGATGGATCCAGACATATCACTTTGAGAACTCGCTTTATCCTGATAAAGGATGGTGGAGCGCTTCATATTGGAGCACAGAACTGTCGCTATAAATCGAAAGCAACTATAATCTTGTATGGCAAATCAGATGAAGGTGATCATGTGCCAACATTTGGCAAAAAGTTTATTGGTGTTGGCTCTGATGGAACACTGGAATTGCATGGGACTCAGAAGTTATCATGGACTTTGCTATCAAAGACTATGTATTCCTCAGGGCTGGCCTCTGGTTCTTATGCATTTGAAAGGAATTTTTCCCGAGGGCTAAATGTGAGAGTGATTGACCAGGACACAGCACAAGTTTTGGTTGTTGATAAGTTTGATACCCATGAATATCAAAACGAAAGCAGGAGActtcaggattttttaaaaggtcaggATCCTGGCCGCATTGTTGCTATTGCTGTGGGAGATTCAGCTGCTAAAAATCTCCTGGACGAAACCAGATTCACTATTCAAAATCTTCTGGGAAGTAAGCTTGTCAAAGGATTGAGTTACAGGCAAGCCTGGGCTTTAGTTGGTGTTATAGGTGGTGGAAATTCTTCCTGTAATGAATCTGTGAGAGACTATGAAAATCACAGCACTGGGGGAAAAGCTCTTGCTCAAAGAGAATTTTTCACAGTGGATGGTCAGAAGTTTGCTGTGAGAGCTTTTAGTGAATGGAATGAAGGTGTCCCACGTTCAGGTTTCCAGGTAGAGGCTATAGATGGAGTGATACTAGATCTGTTGGAGGATGTTAGTAAGTGGGAGCCTGAAGACCAGATTGTAGTTGCAAGCACCGACTATTCAATGTACCAAGCAGAGGAATTCACTCTCCTTCCCTGTCCAGAGTGTAGCAGATATCAGGTCAAAGTCAAAGAAAATCCCCAGTTCCTTCATATGGGAGATGTCATTGATGGAGTGGACATGAGGGCAGAGGTTGGAGTTCTCACTAGGAATATCCTAATCAAGGGAGAGACAGAAAAGTCCTGCTATGCTGGCAATCAGTGTCAATACTTCAATTACGATACATTCGGTGGACAAATCAAGATTTTGAAGAATTTCACATCTGTTCATCTCTCCCATGTGGAACTGAGACAAATGGGCCAGCAACTAATAGGAAGTTACCCTGTTCACTTCCACCGCTGTGGGGATGTGGATGAGAAAGGAGGTTATAGCTTCAGGACTTATCTGGAAGGCCTTTCCATTCATCATTGTTTCTCCAGATGTGTGACAATTCATGCAACTAATGGCTTGTTGATAAAGGACAGCATTGGTTATGACACACTAGGCCACTGTTTCTTCATAGAGGATGGCATTGAACAGAGGAATATTCTGTTCCACAACCTTGGACTAGTCACCAAACCAGGCACTCTTCTTCCCACAGACAGGAATAGCACCATGTGTATGGCCATTAAGGATAAAGTGTATGGAAATTATGTTCCAGTGCCAGCCACAGACTGCATGGCTGTTTCAACATTCTGGATTGCTCATCCCAACAATCATCTTATAAATAATGCAGCGGCAGGCTCACAGGATGCTGGAATATGGTATTTGTTCCACAAGAATTCAACAGGAGATTCTCATGGTTTATACCCTGAAACCAAAGCAGAGCTTACACCATTAGGCATCTTCTATAACAACAGAGTTCATTCTAATTTTAAGGCTGGCTTATTTATTGATAAAGGTGTAAAAACCACCAATGCTAGTGCTGAGGATCCAAGGGAATATCTTTGTCTGGACAACAATGCGAGGTTTCGACCTCATCAAGATGCTGACCCTGAGAAACCCCGAGTTGCTGCTCTGATTGACAgactaattgcttttaaaaacaatgatCATGGGTCTTGGGTCAGAGGAGGGGACATCATCATTCGGAACTCTGG TGACGGAAGCTTCCCAAAAGATGAAGCCTCCAGCCAGGAAATATCAGAATCTTTGTTTGTTGGCGAGAGCAGGAATTATGGCTTTCACGGTGGCCAAAACAAATACTCAGGAACTGGAGGAATAGACAACAAAAATCGCACTCTGCCTAGAAATCGGACATTTCCAATCAGAGGTTTTCAGATTTATGATGGACCCATTCATCTTACCAAATGCACATTCAAAAACTTTGTGCCGACTGTTGATAGATACATCAGTGCAATTGGATTCCTATTGAAAAACCCTTGGCAGTTGACACCTAAAAACAACATTTCTCTCATTAAGTTTGATACAAATGTTTCTCTGAAAGTCTTCTTTGGTAAACCTGGTCCCTGGTTTGAAGACAGTGAGCTGGATGGTGACAAGAACTCAATATTCCATGATGTAGATGGTTCTGTGACTGAATACAAGGACACTTGCGTTGGTAGAATGGATAATTTCCTGATCCGACATCCAAAATGCATTAATGTTACACAGTGGAATGGTGTGGTTTGCAGTGGGACCTATGCACAGTTCTACATCCAGACAAGGAACCCACAGAACCTTACTATGACCATAGTACGAGACGAATACCCATTCAGCCCTATGGCACTCCGAGGTATTTACCAGCGAGCTGACTTTCAACAGTACCAGCCTGTAATAATGCTTCAGAAGGGCTATACGATACATTGGAATGGACAAGCTCCCCAAAGCACTTCTCTTTATCTCATTAACTTTAACAGGAATGACTGGATTCGGGTTGGACTCTGTTATCCATCAAGCACAATTTTTCAAGTAACATTTGATGTCGTTCAAAAGCAGACATCTGCTTTCTATAGTGTGGAGGACTATACATCAGTAACTTCGATGATGGAGCTGCAGAAAAATCGATCAGAGAAGAAGTTTTATTTTGACAACAGCACTGGATTGCTGTTTTTATATCTTCAAGCCAAATACAATAGGGATGGTCACAGTTATTGTTCagctcagggatgtgaaaggGTCAAGATTCAGGCCACTGTTCCATCAAAAGAGATCAGTAACTGCATGACAAAAGCTTATCCAAAGTACTACCAAGCACCAACTGTTCTACAGCCAATGCCAGCCAAAACTACTGCACAGTGTAAAAATTGTGGCACAACTCAGATGGCATTTACCAGTGATCCTCACAAAACCTACCTCCTTGTGCAGATTCAGTCACTCAGCAAAGTAGAATTACAAAGTAGTCTTCCATCTTTTATCTCTGTCAATGGAAATAAGTTTCCCTTCAAAGATGTGGGTGTATTTACCCTAGTAGTTGATGCCTGTGTTGGCACTGTGacagaaaaaaaatttttttttcttcaagcaaACATTAAAAGCATAGAcgaatatttaaaaactggaattCCACAAAGGTCAATAGTTTTACTAAGCACAAGCGGTGATATAAGAAACCTTAATATTTCGGAAGCCTTAATGTCCCTGGGAACAGCCAAACCAGCTCATCTTCAAAACAAGGGGAGCATAGCCTTTCTTGGCTTCAGAGGAAACTTTAAACCTTCCTGGGCTAAGCTATTTACCAGTCCTGCTGGGCAGGGCCTAGGTCAGATAGAAAAGTTTATACCTTTACAAATGGAAGAGTATGGCTGCACCAGAGTGAGCTCTAGCAAACGGAAAGACATGGAACTTTTAAAGCAAGCTTCAAGAGCACATTAG